In the Planctomycetia bacterium genome, one interval contains:
- a CDS encoding ABC transporter, protein MGQSIQSDRRGPATGAAEEGGLPWAGAVALEDGETLLATCRFDLDADLRFAEGWIALTNRRLFADRPASADATAAAETGPRSWSIDARTHLDVHVRGAVGRIELSQGERIVARWLFTLARAKGVHALEDAFDRLRSEESREGGPPVAAGRPAAADATDGGDEQEAAPAAPPAGRGGDADGFAGAGADGSWHALVRVLAFARPYAGMAILGGLLSLASTAAALVPPYLTMPLVDDVLIKRQGGADVPFALVWWYLGGLLAAAVAAWLLSWAQMWTLAWVSERIAAGLRTRTYAHMQSLSLDFFQAKRTGDLMSRVGSDTDKINIFLSVNLIEFASNVMLLVLTAAVLAWLSPLLALLTLVPFPFVVWLVYAVRERLRRGFGRASVAWGDMTSVLTDTIPGIRVVKAFAQESREIDRFHAANDKVLEANDRVNVVWAFFGPLVSLFSEIGLLVVWVAGAWLVFDGGVTVGKLTAFLAYIARFYGRVESMIRMVPATQRAAASAQRIFEILDCRPTVAEALRPVRPGRVKGRIEIAGVHFRYGAREVLHGIDLVIEPGEMIGLVGTSGSGKSTLANLVCRFYDPSSGTIRVDGVDLRELAIADYHRNLGCVLQEPFLFFGTIAENIAYGRPDAARESIVEAARAAGAHDFILAQPLAYDSRLGERGGGLSGGERQRLSIARALLVDPRILVLDEATSSVDAETEAIIQAAIDRLVTGRTTIAIAHRLSTLRRANRLVVLDAGRIVETGTHDELLAADGAYARLYHAQMKAAEEAAVP, encoded by the coding sequence ATGGGCCAGTCAATCCAGTCCGATCGTCGCGGTCCTGCCACCGGTGCCGCGGAGGAGGGCGGGCTGCCGTGGGCCGGTGCCGTCGCGCTCGAGGATGGTGAGACGCTGCTCGCCACCTGCCGGTTCGACCTCGACGCCGACCTGCGGTTTGCGGAGGGCTGGATCGCGCTCACGAACCGGCGGCTGTTCGCCGATCGGCCGGCTTCGGCCGACGCCACGGCGGCGGCCGAGACGGGGCCGCGGTCGTGGTCGATCGACGCGCGGACACACCTCGACGTCCACGTGCGCGGTGCCGTGGGCCGCATCGAGCTTTCACAGGGGGAACGGATTGTCGCCCGCTGGCTGTTCACGCTCGCCCGGGCCAAGGGCGTGCATGCCCTGGAGGATGCCTTCGACCGCCTGCGGTCGGAAGAATCTCGGGAGGGCGGGCCGCCCGTGGCGGCCGGTCGGCCGGCCGCCGCCGACGCCACCGACGGCGGCGATGAGCAGGAAGCCGCTCCGGCCGCGCCCCCCGCTGGCCGCGGCGGCGACGCGGACGGATTCGCCGGCGCCGGCGCGGATGGCTCGTGGCATGCGCTCGTCCGTGTGCTTGCGTTCGCCCGACCGTATGCCGGGATGGCGATCCTCGGCGGCCTGCTGTCGCTGGCGAGCACGGCCGCGGCCCTCGTGCCGCCATACCTGACGATGCCGCTCGTGGACGACGTCCTCATCAAGCGGCAGGGGGGCGCGGACGTGCCGTTCGCGCTCGTCTGGTGGTACCTCGGCGGCCTGCTCGCGGCGGCCGTCGCAGCCTGGCTCCTGTCGTGGGCGCAGATGTGGACGCTCGCCTGGGTGAGCGAGCGGATCGCCGCCGGCCTGCGGACCCGGACCTACGCCCACATGCAGTCGCTGTCGCTCGACTTCTTCCAGGCGAAGCGGACGGGCGACCTGATGTCGCGGGTCGGGAGCGACACCGACAAGATCAACATCTTCCTGTCGGTGAACCTCATCGAGTTCGCGTCGAACGTCATGCTCCTCGTCCTCACGGCCGCCGTGCTCGCCTGGCTGAGCCCGCTGCTCGCCCTGCTCACGCTCGTCCCATTTCCGTTCGTGGTCTGGCTCGTGTACGCCGTCCGCGAGCGGCTCCGGCGCGGCTTCGGCCGGGCGAGCGTCGCCTGGGGCGACATGACGAGCGTGCTCACCGACACCATTCCCGGGATCCGTGTCGTCAAGGCCTTCGCCCAGGAGTCGCGCGAGATCGACCGCTTCCACGCGGCCAACGACAAGGTCCTGGAAGCCAACGACCGGGTCAACGTGGTGTGGGCGTTCTTCGGCCCCTTGGTCAGCCTGTTCAGTGAGATCGGCCTGCTCGTCGTCTGGGTGGCGGGGGCGTGGCTGGTGTTCGACGGGGGCGTCACCGTCGGCAAGCTGACGGCGTTCCTGGCCTACATCGCCCGGTTCTATGGCCGCGTCGAGTCGATGATCCGCATGGTGCCGGCGACGCAGCGGGCGGCAGCCAGCGCCCAGCGGATCTTCGAGATCCTCGACTGCCGGCCGACCGTCGCCGAGGCGTTGCGGCCGGTACGGCCGGGGCGGGTCAAGGGGCGGATCGAGATCGCGGGTGTGCACTTTCGCTACGGTGCCCGCGAGGTGCTGCACGGGATCGACCTGGTGATCGAGCCGGGGGAGATGATCGGCCTCGTGGGCACGAGCGGGTCGGGGAAGTCGACGCTCGCCAACCTCGTCTGCCGGTTCTACGATCCCTCCAGCGGCACGATCAGGGTCGACGGCGTCGACCTGCGCGAGCTGGCGATCGCCGACTATCACCGCAACCTCGGCTGCGTGCTCCAGGAGCCGTTCCTGTTCTTCGGCACGATCGCCGAGAACATCGCCTACGGCCGGCCGGACGCCGCGCGGGAGAGCATCGTGGAGGCGGCCCGGGCGGCCGGGGCACACGACTTCATCCTCGCCCAGCCTCTGGCCTACGACTCGCGTCTCGGGGAGCGCGGCGGCGGCCTGTCCGGCGGCGAGCGGCAGCGGCTCTCGATCGCCCGGGCCCTGCTCGTTGATCCGCGGATCCTCGTCCTCGACGAGGCCACGTCGTCGGTCGACGCGGAGACCGAGGCGATCATCCAGGCGGCGATCGACCGGCTCGTCACCGGACGGACGACGATCGCCATCGCCCACCGACTGTCGACCCTGCGCCGGGCCAACCGGCTCGTCGTCCTCGACGCCGGAAGGATCGTCGAGACCGGGACGCACGACGAGCTGCTGGCGGCGGACGGCGCCTACGCCCGGCTCTACCATGCCCAGATGAAGGCGGCCGAGGAGGCTGCCGTGCCCTGA
- the cphA gene encoding cyanophycin synthetase, whose product MEIKSLKVLRGPNQWASFPCLEAWVDIGRLEEFPSDTLPGFNDRLMAWLPSMIEHRCSIGERGGFFERLRRGTWMGHILEHVTLELQTLSGSPVGYGRARETNTSGVYKVVVEYKEEAFAIECLHAARRLLLAAIDNTAFDVTSEIKRLRTLLLDEQLGPSTRSIVEAAAARGIPASRLTAGSLVRLGQGAKQRRILAAETDRTGAIAETIAQDKDLTRSLLAQAGIPVPEGQPADSPAAAWAAAEEIGLPVVVKPRYGNQGKGVSVNLATRAEVERAWHVAHAGERAVVVERFVAGGDYRVLVVGGRMVAAARRHPPIVTGTGSATVRQLVDAVNEDPRRCGDHAGVLSPVVLDEVAVAVLAEQGLAVDDVVEAGRTILLRHSANLSTGGTSEDVTDLVHPDVAARAVEAARVIGLDVAGIDLVSADIGQPLEQRGVIIEVNASPGLRMHLEPTVGTPRNVGAAIVDMLFPPGDDGRIPTAAVTGTNGKTTVVRLISHLCGIGGGTVGMTCTECVSVGGRVIDTGDCSGPKSARRVLANPSVNAAVLETARGGILREGCGFDTCDVAVVTNIASGDHLGIGEIDTPEQIAWVKGAIVAAVRPGGAAVLNAADPLVVAMKKWCKGQVVYFGLDPANPVIVEHLAQGGLAATLRDGWIVLCDGPRETRLAHLDRVPLVHRGLVSFQVENVLASAAAAWRMGVPLELVRLGLESFSRGATGSPGRFNLLDLGGASIVVDYGHNVPSLEQICLTMHKLPSARRIAVYSAAGDRRDEDLITQGRLLGRTFERVVIYEDAYIRGRQPGEITRLISQGIGEGMPADRPVAIEAGGTWAEAAGLVLDAAAAGDLILLQPDTVEQTLPWLAERYGARLREMSFDELAGPAAHGLGERAPQPGEPVEVRAGKLGLGVCAVRDIAAGESIIKTWGEQAGQRSQHTIQVDVTTHIVPDGVAVLVNHSCAPNCGVVIRSGVKQIEFRALRPIPAGEEITVDYDTFEYEVTHLGGPCRCGEKTCRVRIAGYRHLASDVKARYGEFVAEYLRIIDADATLPAGV is encoded by the coding sequence ATGGAGATCAAGTCGCTCAAGGTTCTGCGTGGCCCCAACCAGTGGGCCAGTTTCCCCTGCCTCGAAGCCTGGGTCGACATCGGCCGGCTCGAGGAATTCCCCTCCGACACGCTCCCCGGCTTCAACGACCGGCTCATGGCCTGGCTGCCGAGCATGATCGAGCACCGCTGCTCGATCGGCGAGCGCGGCGGCTTCTTCGAGCGGCTTCGGCGCGGGACGTGGATGGGGCACATTCTCGAGCACGTCACGCTCGAACTGCAGACACTCTCCGGTTCGCCGGTCGGCTACGGCCGGGCCCGCGAGACCAACACCAGCGGCGTCTACAAGGTGGTCGTCGAGTACAAGGAAGAGGCGTTCGCCATCGAGTGCCTGCACGCCGCGCGGCGGCTGCTGCTGGCGGCGATCGACAACACCGCGTTCGACGTCACGAGCGAGATCAAGCGGCTGCGAACGCTGCTCCTCGACGAGCAGCTCGGCCCGAGCACGCGGTCGATCGTCGAGGCCGCGGCGGCCCGCGGCATCCCCGCCAGCCGGCTCACGGCGGGTTCGCTCGTCCGCCTCGGCCAGGGGGCGAAGCAGCGCCGGATCCTCGCCGCGGAGACCGATCGCACCGGCGCCATCGCCGAGACGATCGCCCAGGACAAGGACCTGACGCGGTCGCTCCTCGCCCAGGCCGGCATCCCGGTGCCGGAGGGGCAGCCGGCTGACTCACCCGCGGCCGCCTGGGCAGCGGCCGAGGAGATCGGCCTGCCGGTGGTGGTCAAGCCGCGCTACGGCAACCAGGGGAAGGGCGTGTCGGTGAACCTCGCCACCCGCGCGGAGGTGGAGCGGGCCTGGCACGTCGCCCATGCGGGTGAACGGGCCGTCGTGGTCGAGCGGTTCGTCGCCGGCGGCGACTACCGCGTGCTCGTCGTGGGCGGCCGGATGGTGGCTGCCGCCCGGCGGCATCCGCCCATTGTCACCGGCACCGGCAGCGCCACCGTGCGTCAGCTCGTCGATGCCGTCAACGAGGATCCGCGGCGCTGCGGCGACCATGCGGGCGTCCTCAGCCCGGTGGTCCTCGACGAGGTGGCGGTGGCCGTGCTCGCCGAGCAGGGCCTCGCCGTCGACGACGTGGTGGAGGCGGGCCGGACCATCCTTCTCCGGCACAGCGCCAACCTCAGCACGGGAGGCACCTCCGAAGACGTCACCGACCTCGTCCACCCCGACGTCGCCGCCCGGGCGGTCGAGGCGGCGCGGGTCATCGGCCTCGACGTGGCCGGCATCGACCTCGTCAGCGCCGACATCGGCCAGCCGCTCGAACAGCGCGGGGTGATCATCGAGGTCAATGCCTCCCCCGGCCTGCGGATGCATCTGGAACCGACCGTGGGAACGCCGCGGAACGTCGGCGCCGCCATCGTCGACATGCTCTTCCCGCCGGGCGACGACGGCCGGATTCCCACCGCCGCCGTCACCGGCACGAACGGCAAGACGACGGTCGTCCGGCTCATCTCCCACCTCTGCGGGATCGGCGGCGGCACGGTGGGCATGACCTGCACCGAGTGCGTCTCGGTCGGCGGCCGGGTGATCGACACCGGCGACTGCAGCGGACCGAAGAGCGCCCGCCGGGTGCTGGCGAATCCGTCGGTCAACGCGGCCGTGCTCGAGACGGCGCGAGGAGGCATCCTGCGCGAGGGCTGCGGCTTCGACACGTGCGACGTGGCCGTGGTCACCAACATCGCCTCCGGCGATCACCTCGGCATCGGGGAGATCGACACACCCGAGCAGATCGCCTGGGTGAAGGGGGCAATCGTGGCCGCGGTGCGGCCGGGCGGGGCGGCGGTGCTCAACGCGGCCGACCCGCTCGTCGTCGCCATGAAGAAGTGGTGCAAGGGGCAGGTGGTGTACTTCGGTCTCGACCCGGCCAATCCGGTGATCGTCGAGCACCTGGCGCAGGGTGGCCTGGCTGCGACGCTGCGTGACGGCTGGATCGTGCTCTGCGACGGCCCGCGTGAGACCCGCCTCGCCCACCTCGATCGCGTGCCGCTGGTGCATCGCGGCCTGGTCTCCTTCCAGGTGGAGAACGTCCTCGCCAGTGCCGCCGCAGCGTGGCGGATGGGCGTGCCGCTGGAACTGGTCCGGCTCGGGCTGGAGAGCTTCTCCCGCGGCGCGACCGGGTCGCCCGGGCGTTTCAATCTCCTCGACCTCGGGGGGGCCTCGATCGTGGTCGACTACGGCCACAACGTGCCGTCGCTGGAGCAGATCTGCCTGACGATGCACAAGCTCCCCTCCGCCCGGCGGATCGCCGTCTACTCGGCCGCCGGCGACCGGCGCGACGAGGACCTGATCACCCAGGGTCGGCTGCTGGGGCGGACGTTCGAGCGCGTGGTGATCTACGAGGATGCCTACATCCGTGGCCGGCAGCCGGGCGAGATCACGCGGCTCATCTCCCAGGGCATCGGCGAGGGGATGCCGGCCGACCGTCCGGTGGCGATCGAGGCGGGTGGGACGTGGGCCGAGGCGGCCGGCCTTGTCCTCGACGCGGCCGCAGCGGGGGATCTGATCCTCCTCCAGCCCGACACGGTCGAGCAGACGCTCCCCTGGCTGGCGGAGCGGTATGGGGCCCGGCTGCGCGAGATGTCGTTCGACGAGCTCGCCGGTCCGGCCGCCCATGGTCTCGGCGAGCGGGCGCCCCAGCCCGGCGAGCCGGTCGAGGTGCGTGCCGGCAAACTCGGCCTCGGCGTCTGCGCTGTCCGCGACATCGCCGCGGGCGAATCGATCATCAAGACGTGGGGCGAGCAGGCCGGGCAGCGGTCCCAGCACACGATCCAGGTCGATGTCACGACGCACATCGTTCCCGACGGCGTGGCGGTGCTCGTCAACCATTCCTGTGCGCCCAACTGCGGGGTCGTGATCCGCTCCGGCGTCAAGCAGATCGAGTTCCGCGCCCTGCGGCCGATCCCGGCCGGCGAGGAGATCACGGTGGACTACGACACGTTCGAGTACGAGGTCACGCACCTCGGCGGACCGTGCCGCTGCGGGGAGAAGACCTGCCGGGTGCGGATCGCGGGCTATCGGCATCTCGCCAGCGACGTGAAGGCCCGCTACGGGGAGTTCGTCGCCGAGTACCTGCGGATCATCGACGCCGACGCCACGCTGCCGGCGGGGGTGTGA
- a CDS encoding methyltransferase: MNGPAPERFRDPALVDFGLDARGRGRRLERLGGLLVDRPLPQTRERRGRPEVWQGTAALFRETAADAGGPTAASADARGDWEFHAAIPSPWHVRVPLDGQAIVLEVRPAASGQIGVFLEQVEQWRWLARSTVAGSRMLSLFGHSGAATLAMAAAGAEVVHVDASRQAIGLARRNAAASGLADRPIRWICENAATFVAREARRGSTYAGVVLDPPSWGHGPRGQPFAIDADLVPLVRATLGLVATAPAGPILLTCHSPGWSHDRLRNTLAAACSAAGRPTPVLEIGRLTCRDDTGRELDLGCFARCHPDTTQRCIP; encoded by the coding sequence ATGAACGGCCCAGCCCCGGAAAGGTTTCGCGACCCGGCCCTCGTCGATTTCGGCCTCGATGCCCGCGGCCGCGGCCGGCGACTGGAGCGGCTCGGCGGGCTGTTGGTCGATCGGCCGCTCCCCCAGACCAGGGAACGCCGCGGCCGTCCGGAAGTCTGGCAGGGCACGGCGGCGCTGTTCCGCGAGACTGCGGCGGACGCGGGCGGCCCCACGGCGGCCAGCGCCGACGCCCGCGGCGACTGGGAGTTTCATGCGGCCATCCCCTCCCCATGGCATGTCCGCGTGCCGCTCGACGGGCAGGCGATCGTGCTGGAAGTGCGGCCCGCGGCATCCGGCCAGATCGGCGTGTTTCTCGAGCAGGTGGAGCAGTGGCGCTGGCTGGCCCGCTCGACCGTGGCGGGGTCACGGATGCTGTCGCTGTTTGGCCACTCCGGCGCCGCAACGCTCGCCATGGCGGCGGCGGGAGCCGAGGTCGTGCACGTGGACGCGTCGCGACAGGCGATCGGGCTGGCGCGGCGCAACGCCGCGGCCTCCGGTCTCGCCGACCGGCCGATCCGCTGGATCTGCGAGAATGCCGCCACGTTCGTCGCCCGCGAGGCCCGGCGCGGCTCGACCTACGCGGGCGTCGTCCTCGATCCCCCCTCGTGGGGCCACGGGCCGCGCGGCCAGCCGTTCGCGATCGACGCCGATCTCGTGCCGCTGGTGCGGGCAACGCTGGGCCTCGTCGCGACCGCGCCCGCGGGCCCGATCCTCCTCACCTGCCACTCTCCCGGCTGGAGCCACGACCGCCTGCGCAACACGCTCGCCGCCGCATGCAGCGCGGCCGGCCGCCCAACGCCGGTGCTGGAGATCGGCAGGCTCACCTGTCGCGATGACACCGGCCGTGAGCTCGATCTCGGCTGCTTCGCCCGCTGTCACCCCGACACCACACAGCGGTGCATCCCATGA
- the glgA gene encoding glycogen synthase: MRVLHLASEATPFAKTGGLADVAGALPEALAGLGCDVTLVLPAYREVFAKQLPVEPTGIEFDVPIGTRSSRATILRARLPGRRAETLLVANDGYYDRPGLYGGPDDYSDNAERFIFFCRAAVELAARQERSFDLIHCHDWQTGLVPAYQKLLYRNAPAVANARTLMTIHNMAYQGVFWHWDMLLTGLHWRHFNWRQMEYYSQLSLLKTGIVFADAVSTVSPTYAREIEQAPGGCGLEGVLAARHGVLTGIVNGIDAHVWNPATDPHLPRPYGEHDHDEGKYAARVALAARLGHAAPAARPLVAFVGRLAEQKGITLVLEMLGRMAGSGRAQFVILGTGNNGYEEALRRMAAAFPGTIDLLLGFDEGLAHLVQAAADVMLVPSLYEPCGLTQLYALRYGTIPVVRGTGGLVDTVVDTNADTLRAGTASGFVFEHFDTGGLEHALTRALDAYADRPLWDELVRRGMRQDWSWEASGREYLRLYERTCAAPPTACD; the protein is encoded by the coding sequence ATGCGCGTCCTTCATTTGGCCAGCGAGGCCACTCCCTTCGCCAAGACCGGCGGCCTGGCCGACGTGGCCGGCGCCCTCCCCGAGGCCCTCGCCGGCCTCGGCTGCGACGTCACGCTCGTTCTCCCGGCCTACCGCGAGGTGTTCGCGAAGCAGCTGCCCGTCGAGCCGACGGGGATCGAGTTCGACGTCCCCATCGGCACGCGGTCGAGCCGGGCCACGATCCTCCGTGCCCGGCTGCCGGGGCGGCGGGCCGAGACCCTGCTCGTGGCGAACGACGGCTACTACGATCGCCCCGGCTTGTACGGCGGCCCGGATGACTATTCCGACAACGCCGAGCGGTTCATCTTCTTCTGCCGGGCCGCGGTCGAGCTGGCCGCCCGTCAGGAGCGGTCCTTCGACCTGATCCACTGCCACGACTGGCAGACGGGTCTCGTGCCGGCCTACCAGAAGCTGCTGTACCGCAACGCGCCGGCGGTCGCCAATGCCCGCACGCTGATGACGATCCACAACATGGCCTACCAGGGCGTGTTCTGGCACTGGGACATGCTGCTCACGGGGCTGCACTGGCGGCATTTCAACTGGCGGCAGATGGAGTACTACAGCCAGCTCAGCCTGCTCAAGACCGGGATCGTCTTTGCCGACGCGGTCTCGACCGTCAGCCCCACCTACGCCCGCGAGATCGAGCAGGCGCCGGGCGGCTGCGGTCTGGAGGGCGTGCTGGCGGCGCGGCACGGCGTGCTCACCGGGATCGTCAACGGCATCGACGCCCACGTCTGGAACCCGGCGACCGACCCGCACCTGCCGCGGCCCTACGGCGAGCACGATCATGACGAGGGGAAGTACGCCGCCCGCGTGGCCCTCGCCGCCCGGCTCGGCCACGCCGCCCCCGCCGCCCGGCCGCTGGTGGCCTTCGTGGGCCGGCTCGCGGAGCAGAAGGGGATCACGCTCGTGCTGGAGATGCTCGGCCGAATGGCGGGCAGCGGCCGGGCGCAGTTCGTGATCCTCGGCACAGGCAACAATGGCTACGAGGAGGCGCTGCGCCGGATGGCCGCGGCGTTTCCCGGGACGATCGACCTGCTGCTCGGCTTCGACGAGGGACTCGCGCACCTCGTCCAGGCCGCGGCCGACGTCATGCTCGTGCCGAGCCTCTACGAACCCTGTGGCCTGACGCAGCTCTACGCCCTGCGCTACGGCACGATCCCCGTCGTCCGCGGCACGGGCGGCCTCGTCGATACGGTCGTCGACACGAACGCCGACACGCTCCGCGCCGGCACGGCGAGCGGGTTCGTGTTCGAGCACTTCGACACCGGCGGGCTCGAGCACGCGCTGACGCGGGCCCTCGACGCCTACGCCGATCGCCCGCTCTGGGACGAGCTCGTCAGGCGCGGCATGCGTCAGGACTGGTCATGGGAGGCGAGCGGCCGGGAGTATCTCCGGCTCTACGAGCGGACCTGCGCCGCTCCACCGACGGCCTGCGACTGA
- a CDS encoding ABC transporter ATP-binding protein produces MPSSIPAAVTSAAAPPVLAVVDLGVRFGSQQVLRGISLEIPAGETLVVLGESGCGKTVLLKTLIGLVRPTSGDVLLEGASLGRMSDRQLAQLRTRYGFVFQGAALFDSHSIADNVAFPLREHTRLPGEDIAAIVTTLVDEVGLPRSVLGKKPVELSGGMRKRAGLARALALDPQVVLYDEPTTGLDPIMTDVINELILKVRARPQATSVVVTHDMQTARKVADRIIMLYPAFRLRPDEPQIIFSGTPGELDRCPDPRVRQFVEGRAGSRLTELQEEQGLLATTAAAAAEEGR; encoded by the coding sequence ATGCCCTCCAGCATCCCCGCCGCCGTCACCAGCGCCGCCGCGCCTCCGGTGCTCGCGGTCGTCGACCTCGGCGTGCGGTTCGGCAGCCAGCAGGTGCTGCGGGGGATCTCCCTGGAGATCCCCGCCGGCGAGACGCTGGTCGTGCTCGGCGAGAGCGGCTGCGGCAAGACCGTGCTCCTCAAGACGCTGATCGGCCTTGTCCGGCCGACCAGCGGCGACGTGCTCCTCGAGGGCGCGTCGCTGGGCCGGATGTCTGACCGGCAGCTCGCCCAGCTGCGCACCCGGTACGGCTTCGTCTTCCAGGGGGCGGCGCTGTTCGACAGCCACTCGATCGCCGACAACGTCGCCTTTCCGCTGCGCGAGCACACGCGGCTTCCCGGTGAAGATATCGCCGCCATCGTCACGACGCTCGTCGACGAGGTCGGACTGCCACGGTCGGTGCTCGGCAAGAAACCGGTCGAGCTCTCGGGGGGGATGCGGAAGCGGGCCGGACTGGCCCGCGCCCTGGCGCTCGACCCTCAGGTCGTGCTCTACGACGAGCCGACCACCGGGCTCGATCCGATCATGACTGACGTCATCAACGAGCTGATTCTCAAGGTGCGCGCCCGGCCGCAGGCGACGAGCGTGGTGGTGACGCACGACATGCAGACGGCCCGCAAGGTGGCCGACCGGATCATCATGCTCTATCCGGCGTTCCGCCTCCGGCCCGACGAGCCGCAGATCATCTTCAGCGGCACACCCGGTGAACTCGACCGCTGCCCCGACCCGCGGGTCCGGCAGTTCGTCGAGGGCCGGGCGGGGAGCCGGCTCACGGAGCTTCAGGAGGAGCAGGGACTGCTGGCGACGACGGCGGCCGCGGCCGCGGAGGAGGGGAGATGA
- a CDS encoding ABC transporter permease, producing the protein MSQPSAATVASPSGVAGWLVGQVANVGGFTMGWIAGVGDVVLFALRTLGWIVARRQRRDVLLPAFYGIGVLSLPVVALTGLFIGMVLAVQSFGQFKALGLETRLGSVINLSLVRELGPVLAATMLAGRVGSAMAAELGTMRVTEQIDALESMGANPIYYLVVPRFLGCLVLIPSLTVMADFMGVLGGYLYSHVLLGIDYHHYWENSREYVDAFDFLMGIFKSLFFGAAIALVSCHHGFHCEHGAEGVGRAATNAFVHSFVLILLLDLFLGIALNNVHDFFRPDGPRRLL; encoded by the coding sequence ATGTCGCAGCCCTCCGCAGCCACCGTCGCCTCCCCGTCCGGCGTCGCCGGCTGGCTCGTCGGTCAGGTGGCGAATGTCGGCGGTTTCACGATGGGCTGGATCGCCGGGGTCGGCGACGTGGTGCTGTTCGCCCTGCGCACGCTGGGCTGGATCGTCGCCCGGCGCCAGCGCCGCGACGTGCTCCTGCCGGCGTTCTATGGCATCGGCGTCCTGTCGCTGCCCGTCGTCGCCCTCACCGGCCTGTTCATCGGCATGGTGCTCGCCGTGCAGAGCTTCGGGCAGTTCAAGGCCCTCGGCCTGGAGACGCGGCTCGGCTCCGTCATCAACCTGTCGCTGGTCCGGGAGCTGGGCCCGGTGCTGGCGGCGACGATGCTCGCCGGCCGCGTTGGCAGCGCCATGGCGGCCGAGCTGGGCACGATGCGGGTCACGGAGCAGATCGACGCCCTGGAGAGCATGGGTGCCAATCCGATCTACTACCTGGTCGTGCCCCGGTTCCTCGGCTGCCTCGTCCTCATCCCGTCGCTGACGGTGATGGCCGACTTCATGGGCGTGCTCGGCGGCTACCTGTACTCGCACGTCCTCCTCGGGATCGACTACCACCACTACTGGGAGAATTCCCGCGAGTACGTCGATGCCTTCGACTTCCTGATGGGCATCTTCAAGAGCCTGTTCTTCGGGGCCGCGATCGCGCTGGTCAGCTGCCACCATGGCTTCCATTGCGAGCATGGGGCCGAGGGGGTGGGGCGGGCCGCCACCAACGCCTTCGTCCATTCCTTCGTGCTCATCCTGCTCCTCGACCTGTTCCTCGGCATCGCCCTCAACAACGTCCACGACTTCTTCCGGCCGGACGGACCGCGCCGCCTGCTCTGA
- a CDS encoding rRNA methyltransferase has product MTASRIETITSAANPRLRPVADLRTAAGRRDDDLTLVDGRRELSRAVAAGLAVTDLFVDARLFGAAAATLEPLTAAIGPWVAMLADRGTRIVALGPRPFERIAFGARNEGVVGVVRFTCPGLATAAFAPDRPVLLIEGVEKPGNLGAILRTADAAGLAGVVVCDGRTDPANPAVIRASLGTVFSVPLAVATTADAIPWCREHRRRVVAAMPQGRRLWHEAALAGPTAILLGSEAHGISSAWEAAAEAGVIALDSIRLPMHGCADSLNLSATAAVLAYESVRQETAGH; this is encoded by the coding sequence ATGACCGCGAGCCGGATCGAGACGATCACCAGCGCGGCGAACCCGCGGCTGCGGCCGGTGGCAGACCTGCGAACCGCGGCCGGCAGGCGCGACGACGATCTCACGCTCGTCGACGGCCGGCGCGAACTCTCCCGCGCGGTCGCGGCGGGCCTGGCGGTGACCGACCTGTTCGTCGATGCCCGGCTGTTCGGCGCCGCGGCGGCCACGCTCGAGCCGCTGACGGCCGCCATCGGACCGTGGGTCGCCATGCTCGCCGACCGCGGGACGCGGATCGTCGCACTCGGACCGCGGCCGTTCGAGCGGATCGCCTTCGGCGCCCGCAACGAAGGGGTCGTCGGCGTCGTCCGCTTCACCTGCCCGGGACTGGCGACGGCGGCGTTCGCGCCGGACCGCCCCGTCCTTCTGATCGAGGGGGTCGAGAAGCCGGGCAACCTCGGGGCGATCCTGCGCACCGCCGACGCGGCGGGCCTGGCGGGCGTCGTCGTCTGCGACGGCCGAACCGATCCGGCCAACCCCGCCGTGATCCGGGCCAGCCTCGGCACGGTGTTCAGCGTGCCGCTGGCCGTGGCCACCACGGCCGACGCGATCCCCTGGTGCCGGGAGCACCGGCGCCGCGTGGTGGCGGCCATGCCGCAGGGCCGGAGACTCTGGCACGAGGCCGCACTCGCCGGCCCGACGGCGATCCTGCTCGGCTCCGAGGCCCATGGGATTTCCAGCGCCTGGGAGGCGGCGGCGGAGGCGGGCGTCATCGCGCTCGACTCGATCCGACTGCCGATGCACGGCTGCGCCGACAGCCTCAACCTCTCGGCGACGGCCGCGGTGCTGGCCTACGAGAGCGTCCGGCAAGAAACAGCCGGTCACTGA